Proteins from a genomic interval of Streptococcus sp. D7B5:
- a CDS encoding UDP-glucose--hexose-1-phosphate uridylyltransferase, producing the protein MTLVDKFVTHVISESSFEEMDRIYLTNRVLALVGDCVLEIETDLDKVIDLKDQLVEEAVRLETIEDSQTAREILGTELMDLVTPCPSQVNRDFWTTYAQSPEQAIADFYQLSQKNDYIKLKAIAKNIAYRVPSDYGELEITINLSKPEKDPKEIAAAKFVQASNYPQCQLCLENEGFHGRVNHPARSNHRIIRFEMAGEEWGFQYSPYAYFNEHCIFLDGQHRPMAISRQSFERLLAIVEQFPGYFAGSNADLPIVGGSILTHDHYQGGRHVFPMELAPLQKTFRFAAFEQVKAGIVKWPMSVLRLASDSKEDLINLADKILQEWRQYSDPSVQILAETGGIPHHTITPIARKRDGQFELDLVLRDNLTSPEHPDGIYHPHKDVQHIKKENIGLIEVMGLAILPPRLKAEVEQVASYLVGDDDIVADYHQEWADQLKAQHPDLADKEKALEIVKDSVGAIFARVLEDAGVYKQTEQGQAAFMRFVEQVGILPD; encoded by the coding sequence GTGACCTTAGTAGATAAATTTGTAACACATGTCATTTCTGAAAGTTCATTTGAGGAAATGGATCGAATCTACCTGACCAATCGTGTTTTGGCACTAGTGGGCGATTGTGTTTTGGAAATTGAGACGGATCTGGATAAAGTGATTGACCTCAAGGACCAGCTGGTCGAGGAAGCCGTTCGATTAGAAACGATTGAGGATAGTCAGACTGCGCGTGAAATCCTCGGTACTGAACTGATGGACTTGGTAACGCCTTGTCCAAGTCAGGTCAATCGGGACTTTTGGACCACCTACGCCCAATCTCCTGAGCAAGCGATAGCGGACTTTTACCAACTTAGCCAGAAAAATGACTACATCAAACTCAAGGCCATTGCTAAAAATATTGCTTATCGTGTGCCGTCTGATTACGGAGAACTGGAAATCACGATTAATCTCTCTAAGCCTGAAAAGGATCCTAAGGAGATTGCTGCGGCTAAGTTTGTGCAAGCTAGCAATTATCCTCAGTGTCAGCTTTGTTTAGAGAATGAGGGCTTCCATGGTCGAGTCAACCACCCAGCTCGCAGCAACCACCGAATTATTCGTTTTGAAATGGCAGGGGAGGAGTGGGGCTTCCAGTATTCGCCCTATGCTTATTTTAATGAGCACTGTATTTTCTTAGATGGACAGCATCGTCCCATGGCGATTAGTCGTCAGAGCTTTGAGCGTTTGTTGGCTATCGTAGAGCAGTTTCCAGGCTATTTTGCAGGGTCTAATGCGGACCTGCCAATCGTAGGTGGTTCTATCCTAACCCATGACCACTATCAAGGAGGCCGTCACGTGTTTCCTATGGAATTGGCTCCCTTACAAAAGACTTTTCGATTTGCTGCATTTGAGCAGGTAAAGGCTGGGATTGTCAAGTGGCCTATGTCAGTGTTGCGTTTGGCTTCGGATTCCAAAGAGGATTTGATCAACTTGGCTGATAAGATTTTGCAGGAATGGCGCCAGTATTCAGATCCTAGTGTGCAGATTTTAGCAGAGACAGGCGGGATACCGCATCACACTATCACACCGATTGCGCGTAAGCGTGATGGACAGTTTGAGTTGGACTTGGTCTTGCGGGACAATCTGACATCGCCAGAGCATCCGGATGGCATCTATCATCCTCACAAGGATGTCCAACATATCAAGAAGGAAAATATCGGCTTGATTGAGGTCATGGGCTTGGCTATCCTGCCGCCACGTTTGAAAGCAGAAGTGGAACAGGTTGCTAGCTATCTTGTGGGAGATGATGATATAGTTGCCGACTATCATCAAGAATGGGCAGACCAGCTCAAAGCCCAACATCCGGACCTAGCAGATAAAGAAAAAGCCCTTGAAATCGTCAAGGACTCTGTGGGTGCTATTTTTGCACGTGTTTTGGAGGATGCAGGAGTTTACAAGCAGACGGAACAAGGACAGGCAGCTTTTATGCGTTTTGTTGAGCAGGTCGGAATTTTGCCAGACTAG
- a CDS encoding galactokinase, whose amino-acid sequence MTQHLTAEALRKDFLAVFGQEADQTFFSPGRINLIGEHTDYNGGHVFPAAISLGTYGAARKRDDQVLRFYSANFEDKGIIEVPLADLKFEKEHSWTNYPKGVLHFLQEAGHVIDKGFDFYVFGNIPNGAGLSSSASLELLTGVVAEHLFDLKLDRLDLVKIGKQTENNFIGVNSGIMDQFAIGMGADQRAIYLDTNTLEYDLVPLDLKDNVVVIMNTNKRRELADSKYNERRAECEKAVEELQAALDIQTLGELDEWAFDQYSYLIKDENRLKRARHAVLENQRTLKAQAALQAGDLETFGRLMNASHVSLEHDYEVTGLELDTLVHTAWAQEGVLGARMTGAGFGGCAIALVQKDAVEAFKGAVGKHYEEVVGYAPSFYIAEVAGGTRVLD is encoded by the coding sequence ATGACACAACATCTTACTGCTGAAGCCCTTCGCAAAGACTTTCTTGCCGTTTTTGGTCAAGAAGCAGACCAAACTTTCTTTTCACCAGGTCGTATCAATCTGATTGGTGAACACACAGACTACAACGGTGGGCACGTTTTTCCAGCGGCTATTTCCTTGGGAACCTATGGAGCGGCTCGCAAGCGTGACGACCAAGTCTTGCGTTTCTACTCGGCCAACTTTGAGGACAAGGGTATCATCGAAGTGCCTCTTGCTGACCTCAAATTTGAAAAAGAGCACAGCTGGACCAACTATCCAAAAGGGGTTCTTCATTTCTTGCAAGAAGCTGGGCATGTGATTGACAAAGGGTTTGATTTTTATGTCTTTGGGAATATCCCAAATGGTGCAGGATTGTCATCATCAGCATCCTTGGAACTTTTGACAGGGGTCGTGGCAGAGCATCTCTTTGATTTAAAACTAGACCGTTTGGATTTGGTTAAAATCGGAAAACAAACAGAAAATAACTTTATCGGAGTGAATTCTGGTATTATGGACCAGTTTGCTATTGGTATGGGTGCTGACCAACGTGCCATTTACCTGGATACCAATACGTTAGAATATGACTTGGTGCCACTTGATTTGAAGGACAATGTTGTTGTTATCATGAACACCAACAAACGCCGTGAACTAGCGGACTCTAAATACAATGAACGTCGTGCTGAGTGTGAAAAAGCTGTGGAAGAATTGCAAGCTGCCTTGGATATTCAGACCTTGGGTGAATTGGACGAGTGGGCCTTTGATCAATATAGCTACCTGATCAAAGACGAAAATCGTTTAAAACGTGCTCGCCATGCTGTGCTTGAAAACCAACGTACCCTTAAAGCTCAAGCAGCCCTTCAAGCAGGTGATTTGGAAACATTTGGTCGCTTGATGAATGCATCTCACGTTTCTTTGGAGCATGACTATGAAGTAACTGGCTTGGAATTGGATACCCTTGTTCACACTGCTTGGGCCCAGGAAGGTGTTCTGGGTGCTCGTATGACAGGGGCAGGATTTGGTGGCTGTGCCATTGCCTTGGTGCAAAAAGATGCTGTTGAGGCTTTTAAAGGAGCTGTTGGCAAGCACTACGAGGAAGTCGTTGGATATGCTCCAAGCTTCTATATCGCTGAAGTTGCAGGTGGCACTCGCGTCCTTGACTAG
- the galR gene encoding DNA-binding transcriptional regulator GalR — translation MATLKDIAQLASVSIATVSRVLNRDQSLSVTEETRHRILTVAEELGYTKHLKTGESHKPKQKIAIIQWVSEQGELDDLYYYQIRLGIEKRAQELDYDILRYFNDHPFTLSEEVIGILCIGKFSRAQIAAFEEYQKPLVFIDSDTLSLGHTCIITDFYTAVKQVVDHFLSQGMNRIGILTGLEETTDQEEIIQDKRLENFKDITQANCIYHEELIFQGSFTAQSGYDLMKEAIHKLGEQLPPAFFAASDSLAIGALRALQEAGISLPDRVSLISFNDTSLTKQVYPPLSSITVYTEEMGRAGMDILNKEVLHGRKIPSLTMLGTRLTLRESTRNE, via the coding sequence ATGGCTACCTTAAAAGACATTGCACAGCTAGCCTCTGTCTCTATCGCGACCGTATCTCGTGTCCTCAATCGCGACCAGAGTCTATCTGTTACAGAAGAAACCAGACACCGTATTTTAACCGTCGCGGAAGAGCTGGGCTATACTAAGCACCTCAAGACAGGCGAATCCCACAAACCCAAGCAAAAGATTGCCATTATCCAATGGGTCAGCGAACAAGGGGAGTTGGACGATCTCTACTACTATCAGATTCGCCTAGGCATAGAAAAAAGAGCCCAAGAGTTGGACTATGATATCCTGCGCTATTTTAATGATCATCCTTTTACCCTCAGCGAGGAAGTGATTGGCATTCTCTGCATCGGAAAATTTAGCCGAGCTCAGATTGCTGCCTTTGAAGAATACCAAAAACCTTTAGTCTTTATAGACAGTGATACCCTCTCATTAGGTCATACCTGTATTATCACTGACTTTTACACTGCTGTGAAACAAGTTGTAGACCATTTCCTCAGTCAGGGTATGAACCGTATCGGAATTCTCACAGGCCTTGAGGAAACAACCGACCAGGAAGAAATTATCCAGGATAAGCGGCTAGAGAATTTCAAAGACATTACCCAAGCAAATTGTATCTACCATGAAGAACTGATCTTTCAGGGGAGCTTTACTGCCCAGTCTGGCTATGACTTGATGAAGGAGGCCATTCACAAGCTGGGAGAACAACTCCCACCAGCCTTTTTCGCTGCCAGCGATAGTTTAGCCATCGGTGCCCTTCGTGCCCTACAAGAAGCTGGAATCAGCCTACCAGACCGCGTCAGCCTCATTTCTTTCAACGACACTAGCCTGACCAAGCAGGTCTATCCTCCTCTTTCTAGCATTACCGTCTATACCGAAGAAATGGGTCGAGCAGGTATGGATATTCTTAACAAGGAAGTTCTCCACGGTCGCAAAATCCCTAGCCTGACCATGCTGGGAACCAGACTGACTCTGAGAGAGAGTACGAGGAATGAATAA
- a CDS encoding cation diffusion facilitator family transporter has translation MSSKTSIWLAFFLNLSYAIVEFIAGGIFGSSAVLADSVHDLGDAIAIGISALLETISNREEDRQYTLGYKRFSLLGAMLTAVILMIGSVLVILENVTKIAHPQPVNEEGILWLGIIAVAINVLASLVVRKGKTKNESILSLHFLEDTLGWLAVILMAIILRFTDWYILDPLLSLVISIFILSKAIPRFWSALKIFLDAVPEGVETSDLEKDLEALPNVKSVNQLSIWSMDGLENNAIVHICIKDWEQMMETKEVVRQFLEERGVQNITIEVDSSQSNHAQHRRRVRELEQKHGHHH, from the coding sequence ATGAGTTCTAAAACATCTATCTGGTTAGCTTTTTTCTTAAATTTAAGCTATGCGATTGTTGAGTTTATCGCAGGAGGAATCTTTGGTTCGAGTGCAGTTCTTGCTGATTCTGTTCATGACTTGGGAGATGCTATAGCCATTGGCATATCTGCCCTTTTAGAAACGATTTCCAATCGTGAAGAAGATAGACAGTACACCTTGGGTTACAAACGTTTTAGTCTTTTAGGGGCCATGCTAACGGCTGTGATTCTTATGATAGGGTCTGTCCTAGTGATTTTGGAAAATGTCACAAAGATCGCTCACCCGCAACCCGTTAATGAGGAAGGGATTCTCTGGCTGGGAATCATTGCGGTAGCTATCAATGTGCTAGCTAGTCTGGTAGTTCGTAAGGGAAAAACAAAGAATGAATCTATTCTTAGCTTGCATTTTTTGGAAGATACTCTTGGTTGGTTGGCTGTCATTCTAATGGCGATTATTCTTCGATTTACGGACTGGTATATCCTCGATCCGCTTTTATCTCTGGTCATTTCCATCTTTATTCTGTCGAAAGCCATTCCACGCTTTTGGAGTGCACTAAAAATTTTCCTAGATGCTGTGCCAGAAGGGGTCGAGACAAGTGATTTGGAGAAAGATTTAGAGGCTCTACCCAATGTCAAAAGTGTTAATCAACTTAGCATTTGGTCCATGGATGGTCTAGAGAATAATGCTATTGTTCACATTTGTATCAAGGACTGGGAACAGATGATGGAAACCAAAGAAGTAGTGCGTCAATTTTTAGAAGAAAGAGGCGTGCAGAATATCACTATTGAAGTAGATAGCAGTCAAAGCAATCATGCGCAACATAGACGGAGAGTGAGAGAGTTAGAGCAGAAGCATGGGCATCATCATTAG
- a CDS encoding TetR/AcrR family transcriptional regulator, which yields MTKRDRRVSKTKKAIYQAFLQLLNDKGYDATTVQDIIDLADVGRSTFYCHYESKELLLDELCRYLFHHLFEREGHLTTEDYLAHIFLHFQKNQDHVTSLLFSKNDYFLRQLHRELKHHVYPMVADDLQEAYPNIPDSYLQHFVVTNFIETLTWWLKKGKSYTENQVVKFYLDVIEMTSTTPLDN from the coding sequence ATGACAAAAAGAGACCGTCGAGTCAGCAAGACGAAAAAAGCCATCTACCAAGCTTTTTTACAACTTTTGAACGACAAGGGCTATGATGCCACTACTGTTCAGGATATCATTGACCTAGCAGATGTTGGGCGCTCCACTTTTTACTGTCACTACGAGAGTAAGGAACTCCTTTTAGATGAGCTCTGTCGCTACCTCTTTCATCATCTCTTTGAAAGGGAAGGACACTTGACTACCGAGGACTACCTCGCACATATCTTTTTACATTTTCAGAAAAACCAGGACCATGTCACCAGTCTCCTTTTTTCCAAAAACGACTACTTCCTCCGCCAACTACACAGGGAACTCAAACACCACGTTTATCCCATGGTGGCGGATGACTTGCAAGAAGCCTATCCAAACATTCCGGACTCCTACCTCCAGCATTTTGTTGTAACGAACTTTATCGAGACCCTAACTTGGTGGCTAAAAAAAGGAAAATCTTATACCGAAAACCAAGTGGTGAAATTTTACCTTGATGTAATAGAGATGACCTCTACAACTCCACTTGATAACTAA
- a CDS encoding glucuronide permease, with protein sequence MLTSMILGILTIVLALAFSLLHLAAAFSAMKQKNYSLGNTCILVGSCLTSLALAIFYFVPVATILLWIVGSSIVCYGAYWNGQQKEKQHISHHIVRITSAIVITVLFILL encoded by the coding sequence ATGTTAACTTCGATGATTCTAGGAATACTAACAATTGTACTAGCTCTCGCCTTCTCATTGCTTCACCTTGCTGCTGCTTTTTCAGCCATGAAACAAAAGAACTACAGTCTGGGAAACACGTGCATCTTGGTTGGCAGTTGCCTCACATCTCTGGCTCTAGCCATCTTTTACTTCGTTCCAGTTGCAACCATTCTTCTATGGATTGTGGGTTCGAGTATCGTCTGCTATGGAGCCTACTGGAACGGCCAACAGAAAGAAAAGCAACATATCTCGCACCACATCGTTCGTATAACGAGTGCTATTGTCATTACGGTATTATTCATTTTGCTCTAA
- the pnuC gene encoding nicotinamide riboside transporter PnuC, with protein sequence MSGGYRRMVAAMADLGFSGTMKAIWNDLFANRSFSQWLYLLVLGSFPIWLELIYEHRIVDWVGMICSLTGIICVIFVSEGRASNYLFGLINSVIYLILALQKGFYGEVLTTLYFTIMQPIGLLVWIYQAQFKKEQQEFVARKLDGKGWTKYLSISVLWWLAFGVIYQSIGANRPYRDSITDATNGVGQILMTAVYREQWIFWAATTVFSIYLWWGESLQIQGKYLIYLINSLVGWYQWSKAAKSA encoded by the coding sequence ATGTCTGGCGGTTACCGCCGTATGGTTGCTGCTATGGCTGATTTAGGATTTTCAGGAACTATGAAGGCTATCTGGAATGACCTCTTTGCCAATCGTAGTTTTTCCCAGTGGCTTTACCTGCTAGTTTTAGGAAGTTTTCCAATCTGGCTTGAGTTGATTTATGAACACCGCATTGTTGACTGGGTTGGGATGATTTGTAGCCTGACTGGAATTATCTGTGTCATCTTTGTATCAGAAGGTCGAGCAAGTAATTACCTTTTTGGTTTGATTAACTCTGTCATTTACCTTATCTTGGCTTTGCAGAAAGGCTTCTATGGTGAGGTTTTAACAACTCTCTATTTTACAATTATGCAGCCAATTGGTCTCTTGGTTTGGATTTATCAAGCCCAGTTTAAGAAAGAACAACAAGAGTTTGTCGCACGTAAACTAGACGGCAAGGGTTGGACAAAGTATCTTTCTATTAGTGTTCTTTGGTGGTTGGCCTTTGGGGTTATTTATCAGTCTATCGGAGCTAATCGTCCCTATCGTGATTCTATCACTGATGCGACCAATGGTGTAGGGCAAATCCTCATGACAGCTGTTTACCGTGAACAGTGGATATTCTGGGCTGCTACTACTGTCTTTTCAATCTATCTCTGGTGGGGAGAAAGCCTGCAAATCCAAGGAAAATACCTGATTTACTTGATCAATAGTCTAGTTGGGTGGTATCAGTGGAGCAAGGCAGCAAAAAGCGCTTAA
- a CDS encoding ABC transporter permease/substrate-binding protein has product MTNLISTFQERFSDWVTALSQHLQLSLLTLLLAIFIAIPLAVYLRYHEKLADWVLQIAGIFQTIPSLALLGLFIPLMGIGTLPALTALVIYAIFPILQNTITGLKGIDPSLQEAGIAFGMTRWERLKKFEIPLAMPVMMSGIRTAAVLIIGTATLAALIGAGGLGSFILLGIDRNNTSLILIGALSSAVLAIAFNFLLKVMEKAKLRTIFSGFALVTILLGLSYSPALLAQKEKENLVIAGKLGPEPEILANMYKLLIEENTSMTATVKPNFGKTSFLYEALKKGDIDIYPEFTGTVTESLLQPSPKVGHEPDQVYQVARDGIAKQDHLAYLKPMSYQNTYAVAVPKKIAQEYGLKTISDLKKVEGQLKAGFTLEFNDREDGNKGLQSMYGLNLNVATMEPALRYQAIQSGDIQITDAYSTDAELARYDLQILEDDKQLFPPYQGAPLMKEALLKKHPELEPVLNKLAGKITESQMSQLNYQVGVEGKSAEQVAKEFLQEQGLLKK; this is encoded by the coding sequence ATGACTAATTTGATATCAACTTTTCAGGAGCGTTTTAGTGATTGGGTAACAGCTCTATCTCAACATTTGCAGTTGTCACTTTTGACCTTGTTACTAGCTATTTTTATTGCTATTCCCTTGGCTGTTTATCTTCGCTATCATGAGAAGTTGGCGGACTGGGTCTTGCAGATTGCAGGGATTTTCCAGACTATCCCGTCTCTGGCCTTGTTGGGACTCTTTATTCCCTTGATGGGAATTGGGACCTTGCCTGCTTTGACAGCACTAGTGATTTATGCGATTTTCCCAATTTTGCAAAATACCATCACTGGGCTAAAGGGAATTGATCCAAGTCTACAAGAGGCTGGGATTGCCTTTGGGATGACTAGATGGGAGCGTCTCAAGAAGTTTGAAATTCCACTTGCCATGCCTGTTATGATGTCTGGGATTCGGACGGCAGCGGTCTTGATCATTGGTACGGCGACCTTGGCTGCCTTGATTGGTGCAGGGGGACTGGGTTCCTTTATCCTTTTGGGAATTGACCGCAATAATACCAGTCTGATTTTGATTGGGGCCCTTTCTTCTGCAGTGCTGGCTATTGCCTTTAACTTCCTGCTAAAAGTGATGGAAAAAGCAAAATTGCGGACGATTTTCTCTGGTTTTGCCTTGGTGACCATATTGCTTGGTCTGTCTTATAGTCCAGCCCTCTTGGCTCAAAAAGAGAAAGAAAACTTGGTGATTGCTGGGAAATTGGGTCCAGAACCAGAAATTTTGGCCAATATGTATAAGCTGCTGATTGAAGAAAATACCAGTATGACTGCGACTGTTAAACCGAATTTTGGGAAAACAAGTTTCCTCTATGAAGCTCTGAAAAAAGGGGATATTGATATCTATCCTGAATTTACTGGTACGGTGACTGAAAGTTTGCTTCAGCCATCACCCAAGGTAGGTCATGAGCCAGATCAGGTTTATCAGGTGGCGCGTGATGGCATTGCCAAACAGGATCATCTGGCCTATCTAAAACCTATGTCTTATCAAAATACCTACGCTGTAGCTGTTCCGAAAAAAATTGCTCAAGAATATGGCTTGAAGACCATTTCGGACTTGAAAAAAGTGGAAGGGCAGCTGAAGGCCGGTTTTACTCTCGAGTTTAATGATCGTGAGGATGGAAATAAGGGCTTGCAATCAATGTATGGTCTCAATCTCAACGTAGCGACCATGGAGCCAGCTCTTCGCTATCAGGCAATTCAGTCAGGCGATATTCAAATCACAGATGCCTATTCGACAGATGCAGAATTGGCGCGTTATGATTTGCAGATCTTGGAAGATGACAAGCAACTCTTCCCACCTTATCAAGGGGCCCCACTCATGAAAGAAGCTCTTCTCAAGAAACATCCTGAGTTGGAGCCAGTTCTCAATAAACTAGCAGGTAAAATCACGGAAAGCCAGATGAGCCAGCTCAACTACCAAGTCGGTGTTGAAGGCAAGTCAGCAGAACAAGTAGCCAAGGAGTTTCTACAAGAACAAGGATTGTTGAAGAAATAG
- a CDS encoding ABC transporter ATP-binding protein has product MIEYKNVALRYTEKDVLRDVNLQIENGEFMVLVGPSGSGKTTMIKMINRLLEPTDGNIYMDGKRIKDYDERELRLSTGYVLQAIALFPNLTVAENIALIPEMKGWTKEDIAKKTEELLAKVGLPVAEYGHRLPNELSGGEQQRVGIVRAMIGQPKILLMDEPFSALDAISRKQLQVLTKELHKEFGMTTIFVTHDTDEALKLADRIAVLQDGEICQVANPETILKAPATDFVADLFGGSVHD; this is encoded by the coding sequence ATGATTGAATACAAAAATGTAGCGCTACGCTATACAGAAAAAGATGTTTTGAGAGATGTCAATTTACAGATTGAGAATGGGGAGTTCATGGTTTTAGTTGGGCCTTCTGGGTCTGGTAAGACGACCATGATCAAGATGATTAACCGTCTTTTGGAACCAACTGATGGAAATATATACATGGATGGTAAGCGCATCAAAGACTATGATGAGCGTGAGCTTCGTCTTTCTACTGGTTATGTTTTACAGGCCATTGCTCTGTTTCCCAATCTAACGGTTGCGGAAAATATTGCCCTCATTCCGGAGATGAAGGGCTGGACTAAGGAAGACATTGCGAAGAAAACAGAAGAGCTTTTGGCTAAAGTTGGTTTACCAGTGGCTGAGTATGGGCATCGTTTACCTAATGAATTATCTGGTGGAGAACAGCAACGGGTCGGTATTGTTCGTGCTATGATTGGTCAGCCTAAGATTCTCCTCATGGATGAGCCCTTTTCAGCCTTGGATGCTATTTCGAGAAAACAGTTGCAGGTTCTGACGAAAGAATTGCATAAAGAGTTTGGAATGACAACGATTTTTGTGACCCATGATACGGATGAAGCTTTGAAATTGGCGGACCGTATTGCTGTCTTGCAGGACGGAGAGATTTGTCAGGTGGCGAATCCCGAGACCATTTTAAAGGCTCCTGCAACAGACTTTGTAGCAGACTTGTTTGGAGGTAGTGTTCATGACTAA
- a CDS encoding MarR family transcriptional regulator, giving the protein MKYCHLVAHHIRLLNGRIFQKLLRQDPDSLYRSEQGKILAVLWNSKTGCATATDIALATGLANNTLTTMIKKLEEQNLITVSPCGEDKRKKYLVLTELGKSQKEVGQRVSQRLDTICYKGFSEEEIRQFEGFQERILANLKEKENEV; this is encoded by the coding sequence ATGAAATATTGTCATTTGGTAGCCCATCATATTCGTTTGTTGAATGGGCGGATTTTTCAAAAGTTACTGAGACAAGACCCTGACTCTCTTTATCGGAGTGAGCAGGGAAAGATTTTAGCGGTTTTATGGAATAGTAAGACGGGCTGTGCAACTGCGACAGATATTGCGCTTGCGACTGGGCTTGCTAATAATACGTTGACGACTATGATAAAAAAGTTAGAGGAGCAAAATCTTATAACTGTCAGTCCGTGTGGAGAAGATAAGCGTAAGAAGTATTTAGTTTTAACAGAGTTGGGCAAGTCCCAGAAAGAAGTTGGGCAACGTGTCAGTCAGAGATTGGATACTATCTGTTACAAAGGATTTTCAGAGGAAGAAATTCGTCAGTTTGAAGGTTTTCAAGAAAGAATTTTGGCTAATCTGAAAGAGAAGGAAAATGAGGTTTAG